From one Lolium rigidum isolate FL_2022 chromosome 4, APGP_CSIRO_Lrig_0.1, whole genome shotgun sequence genomic stretch:
- the LOC124706008 gene encoding uncharacterized protein LOC124706008 has translation MASTKCKEEEPGNQSMKQQQLQQQGSTKFYSKMLSKEAAATLAVPVPSFRVYYGVASAGSVPFLWESQPGTPKNSPSAAALPPLTPPPSYYASGRKGGKMGASASGSGRRWPGGVMALLRRPRRRTSPCSSSLSWSSSSSTASSMSPVFTVQSSPAARGSHRRAFSAGDIFEDAVAPARCFGMERECERGMVKGCGVALAVRNALATIVGHKSGGRATSAAA, from the coding sequence ATGGCAAGCACCAAgtgcaaggaggaggagccgggcaACCAGAGCATGAAGCAGCAgcagctgcaacagcaggggagCACCAAGTTCTACTCCAAGATGCTCTCCAAGGAGGCCGCGGCGACGCTCGCCGTGCCGGTGCCGTCCTTCCGGGTGTACTACGGCGTCGCCTCGGCGGGCTCCGTGCCTTTCCTGTGGGAGTCGCAGCCAGGCACGCCCAAGAACTCGCCCTCCGCAGCCGCGCTCCCGCCGCTCACCCCGCCGCCCTCCTACTACGCCTCCGGCCGCAAGGGCGGCAAGATGGGCGCTTCCGCCTCCGGGTCCGGGAGGCGCTGGCCAGGCGGCGTCATGGCCCTCCTCCGGAGGCCACGGCGCAGGACATCGCCGTGCTCATCCTCCCTGTcctggtcgtcgtcgtcgtcgacggcatcGTCCATGTCTCCGGTGTTTACGGTGCAGTCCTCGCCCGCCGCGCGGGGCTCCCACCGGCGAGCGTTCTCGGCCGGTGACATCTTCGAGGACGCGGTGGCGCCCGCGAGGTGCTTCGGGATGGAGAGAGAGTGCGAGAGGGGGATGGTGAAGGGCTGCGGCGTTGCGTTGGccgtccggaatgcgttggccaccaTCGTCGGCCACAAGTCCGGTGGCCGAGCCACCAGCGCGGCGGCATAG